A segment of the Daphnia pulex isolate KAP4 chromosome 10, ASM2113471v1 genome:
TTGCGGACGAAGAAAGATAACAGATTGCAGGACAGATACGGTCTAACAACTAACGTATCCCAGAGAACCTAGTGTTGGAATTTGGAAATAGTTACTGCGTTCAGCCGGATACCGCTACTTGTTTGAAATAGGATTCGTTTAAGTTTATTGCATACAAAAGATAATATTCTTAACGTCCGAGAACTATTCAGCACgtatacaaaaataattttgccaaaaataaattgctatttcattataaaatatttttctacaataatttttaacgtttaaaatGGTCTGACATTTAGCCCACATAGATTTTAAGTTTATAATTATAACAAGCTCTTTAATTCACGTCGAAGTATTTTACCTGTGGCAGTTTTGGGAATCACATCAAGAAAGACAACTCCGCCCTTCAACCTTTTATGATGGGACACTTTTGCATCGACAAATTCAATGATATCTTTCTCAGTTAACAAGATACTTTCCTTTTTAACAACATAAGCTCGAGGAAGTTCGCCAGCAATATCATCGGGGACACCGATAACTGCAACATCTAAAATACCAGGAATGCGTCGTAAAATATCTTCCAATTCCGATGGGGCTACCTAGAATTTTcacatcattattatttactcGCCTTACAAAATAACAGATGAATCATATACACCTGAAATCCCTTCACTTTGATGAGCTCTTTCAATCGATCAACAATGAAGAACTGGTTTTGTTCGTTGTAATAAGCCATGTCTCCAGTGTGAAGCCATCCATCGCTGTCGATAGTTTCTTTTGTGGCTTTTTCATTCTTGTAGTAACCTTTCATGAGTTGCGGGCCCTTTATGCATACCTCTCCATGTTGACCAGGTCCAAGGGATAGACCGGTAACAAGATCAACAACTTTGACTTGAGTCCGAGACAGCGGTTCTCCAAATGAACCGATTTGGCTGTTAACTATCGGGCTAACATGGCAAACACAAGATGTTTCAGTCATTCCGTAGcctaaaatcaaattgaacattaatattaataaaCTTTAGATGCCACCAATTTTGATGCATTTAAGGCAAAGCTATGTAACCTGCGAGCGTATACCTTCTTGCATGAATAAATCAGGTTTCCTTAAACGTTCGATGAACCTAGTGGCTGCCGCTGGTCCCAATGGAGCGGCACCAACAATGACCGTATGCAATCGGTGAAAGGCTTCCAGTTTTAAATCAGGACGAAGTCCGAGTAACGAAACTAGTGGAGGTGCCAGGTGTAGCGCCGATGGCTTCGTAGAATTTTAGTTAACAATGAAACAGTCGATTCAAGATTCCAATTCGATGCTTACCCTATGTTGGTGTACAGAATTCAGGTAAGATGCGCTTTCGAAACGAGGTAAAGTTACCAGCTTGGCTCCGTGATCTAACCCAGACAACATAACGAGAAGCATCCCATACATGTGGAAAAACGGGAGTACGCAAATCAGGACTTCTTGCAAGTCTGATGAATCACCtgttaatcaaaattcaacGGAAATTTGAACCGGGATATTAGCAAACGAGTTTCAAATCTCATTACTGGATGTCGCTGGACAGTAGGCAACCTTCATTGTTCCTGGATGCCCAACTTGAGCCATGTTAGAACACAAGTTAGAATGGGTAAGCATGACACCCTTAGGAGGACCAGTGGTCCCGCTAATTAAGACAATTAAAACCATTGATCAATTAATCGAATCTGTGTCAACTGTTCGAATTGAATTACGCTAGTACCTTGAAAATGGAAGTACAAATATGTCTTCGGATGGAATAATctgtaaaatgaaatgttacTTTCCATTTAATTTACTTTgaacaaaattcaatatttcatACGTCAATATTTTCGTCAAAAAGATCGCCGGAATCTTGAAACATGTCTTCAATGGAAGCGAATCCTTCTTCCGGATTTCCAATAACGATGAGACGACGAATTTCCGGACACAGTTTAGCTACTTGGCGAAGGGTTTCCGCCAATTGCGGAGTAGTCACGACGGCAGTGGCACCAGATAGTTGAAGTTGGCGCGCAATTTCTTCAACAGTGTAGGTAGGATTCACGGTAGTCACTGGCATTCCGATACCGGCCGCTCCAAGTAAAACAATAGGAAATTCCGGAAGATTCGGAAGAATAATTCCAAACACTTCACCTTTCTTAAATCCCATCCGAGTCAGTGAACTGCCGAAACGAcgaatcaattgaattaattggCCGTAAGTATATTTGCGGCCAGTCAATCCGCATTcctgaaataaatgaaatcatccaaaatgtttttgtggttttctttaaacatttaaacgaAGAGCTAACCATAGCCGTAAGATTCGGCCATAAAGAAGCCTTTTCGAAGATGCGCTGGATTACTGTTTGACTACGGAAATCGAAATCCTGGTGACGAGAATACACGATGTTTTTATCGACCGACGTCGAGGTTGAAGAGACGCCGGAAATCGTCCGACATTGCACTCGACTCACATTACGAATCCGCTCAACAGAACCGTTCGTGAAACGAATTGTCTGAACGATGGCCTTCAAACTGGTTTCAATGGATTTAAGACGCAGTAAATTGTAACcaaccatttcttttcctaCGATTTCACTTACTCACACGACAGCAGTTTtatcaaattgatttaaagGATAGAACTAAGGATAaacatgaaatcaaaattcatgtGAATTTGAGCTAAAACGAAAGTGTTTTTGTACTTGGGAACTCGGAGGTGATGACTTGTTGAtcaatgtttgtttttacagGAAGGCGTGTTCTATTGAACATGGAAAATTAATATCAAGGCCGGACAACTGGATACATAAACATGTTCTAGCGATCCTGGTGTCAGTTTTCAGAAACACAAATTTAACCCAACAGTCGTTTGAAATTctcaaaatttgtattttcaaatctcgaattccacatttttctcaaatggAATAACAaacttaatttattattataccgTATATAATTAACCACTGATTTGAAATATGGCAACACGTTTACCCGGATCGAAATTCAAAAGTTCGTTAATTTATTTCcactcttttttcaattttgaaaatgtctgcAGTCTCAATTTTCGCCCTCCAAAAAAGCGAGTTAAAGAATAtcggttgttgtgttttttcctCCGTTGGGCTATTTTCCCTGCGTTAGTTTATCACAGCTGCAGCATAGATTCGATACGCCTGGGCTCTTGTagccgaaagaaagaaagaaaaaacaaaatagcgGGACGAAGTGGGGGCTGCAGATGTGGTGGTGTATATATACGGGCGTTCGAAAATAGCGTAGATATGTAACAAACACGTAAACTCCGGACGTATGTGGGGAAGCCTATCCGTTCGCCGTCGAACGGATGACGCGGTTGACAAGCacgtacacacagcacaaagaaaGGGAATGGGGTGGgaggcgaaaaagaaaaaaaaaatgaatgactcACGCAGGTCTGGAGCTATATCACGCACGCGGGTCTCTTTGGCGTTTGTTGGTTGGGGGGGATATATCGGAAATTCTAAGCTTCATTTGATAGCCGATAGATGTATCTCAAGGCCacctgatttttatttttttgtaaaagcaAATGATTGTTAACAAGCTTTGCGCAATCTCGTAGTATTAGATTACCGTCTAAATGATCCCGAAATTGTGTACGGCAGTTGCACAAGAAAATGACAACTGGCATTTTGAGTGAGTGAGCGAAGAGCAGCAGTTACGTGCACAAGCGGCGAGTGGAGCCAAAAGTGGGAGGGGAAAATTTTCCCTACCTTAAAAGGCTAGGCGACTCAAAAGTTAAGTTATTTTTCTCGCCAGAGAGCGCTGGGATCGCCCAGCAGTTTTGTATCGAATCGCCCACAccgaatttcaatcaattgacattcggcttttttttcccaagttTATATCCAAGTTATTGCTTtatattcctcctttttttccttctctctccccctttttctttccttccacTTCTTTGGTTTCAACTCTGCCCGCCGAATTTCTGTTGACTCGAAATCCTTGCACTTTCTTACAGGTACGTTACTCTCCGTCTCCTCTCCTTACACAGTGCGTTTATATTCACGTTTCCCACACCTCTCTCTCACCCACACCCTGtacaattaaaattcaaacggACTCCTGGCATCCGAGAGTCGTATCTCGGTGTTTGTGGTCTCTGCTGTGGTTAACATTTTGTAGTCAACTCCCCTGTATCAAATAAGTGTGACTCTGTCATTAGACCATTGACTGACACTCCTGTTTGTGTCGTTGATTGCTGCAGTTGAGCCCAATAAGTATTTCTCCCATTATCTATTCATCCCCTCCCATTTTGATTGCAGTTTAGACAGTTTACACGCtgatttgttgtttggttGAACAGATTAATGACGTTTCCATTCTTTGTCTGCATTTCAGGATGTCTTTTCGTGCTGTTCGTGTTTCCAAGTTTAGGCATGTCTACGGGCAGGCCATGAAAAGAGACCAGTGCTATGACAACATCAGGGTGTCGAAATCTTCTTGGGATTCCACGTTCTGTGCTGTCAACCCAAAATTCCTGGCCATTATTGTGGAATCTGCAGGTGGTGGGGCGTTCATTGTTCTACCGTTGGCCAAGGTACAGTGTAGATCTCCTCTCACATCATTCATCATCACTTCTGTCCACTTCAGCAAATCACACCATATAGGGTCAAGACTTTTACCTCGATAATGTGTGTGGATTCAAAACTGCTGTAGACTAGGTTTCTTTAGTCTCAGACGGTGTTGAATTTTTATGATAAAAGGGTTCATCATAATGTCCAGAAATAGCCACTGAGTCATTAGCCTTAACATATGAGAGTCGCTTTTTTACACGCGCAGCGGGTGCTGATTATTCCCTGCCTTCTCCCcgaaatagattttttcccTTGCGCCCTCAACCATGCACATATTCCTTGACTCCCGTTGCTTTTCACAGCTGAGAAAAACAAttcgttcatttctttttttttattaaaatttgttatttccatATGTCTGATTGTTTACATGGTTCTATCATTGTAGGTGGGGAGAATCAATCCAGATCATCCACTAGTTGGCGGCCACAAAGGCCCTGTGTTAGACATTGCCTGGTGTCCGCACAACGACAACGTGATCGCTTCCGGCAGTGAAGATTGTGTCGTCAAGGTATGGCAAGTACCCGACCATGGATTATCAAGGTAACATAAACACATTAATTCGCTAATCTTTACAcatcaattttcttaaattctatttttgttttcaattgcaGAACGCTCACTGACCCAGTTGTGGAGTTGCTATATCATCAGAGAAGAGTTGGCTTGGTTCTATGGCATCCAACCGCTCAAAACGTCCTTCTCACTGCGGGTACGTGACATGTTTTCTGTCAACACGATTCTTTTTAATTCACCACCGCCATTGTTTTTGTCTACATTCCGTTCTTGACTGACgtttttcttgacttttatctttttatctgCCGTCTGCTCATAAACAGGTTCAGATAATTTGGTAGTCATATGGAACGTGGGCACTGGCGAACCGACAGTTGTGATTGACAGTCATCCCGATTTGGTCTATTCGGCTTGTTGGAACTGGGAAGGCTCCAAATTGCTCACCACTTGCAAGGATAAGAAGATTCGCATCATCGATCCAAGGAATGGGAATGTTGACGAGGTGACTAATGAACCGAGCACAGAATGTCGGGTGGATTTTTATGTGAAATTCTTGTCTACAGGAGGCGATTTGTCACGAAGGATCGAAAGCTACACGTGCAATTTACCTGCGAAATGGATTGGTCTTTACGACAGGCTTCTCCAAGATGTCCGAGAGGCAGTATTCATTGCGAGCACCCGGTCATTTGAACGATCCCATCGTCATGGTTGAGTTGGATACGTCGAACGGTGTCATGTTTCCCCTTTACGATGCCGACACCAACATGGTTTACCTCTGCGGCAAGGTATATTACATCGAAAGAGACGATTTTCTATCCAAGTTTTGTCGATAttctaatcatttttctttttcccaacagGGTGATTCCGTGATTCGATACTTCGAAATCACTCCAGAGCCTCCATTCGTGCACTACATCAATACATTTCAGACACCCGATCCGCAGCGCGGTATCGGTATGATGCCCAAACGCGGTGTGGACGTGACCTCGTGTGAAATTACCCGCTTCTTCCGACTCAACAATTCCGGCCTGTGCCAAGTCGTCTCGATGACTGTACCGAGGAAATCGGAGCTCTTCCAAGAAGATTTATACCCCGACACTCCTGGAGACGTGCCCGCGCTGTCGGCTGAAGAATGGTTCGCCGGCAAAGATGACAACCCGATCCTTGTCTCCATGAGATCTGGTAGTCAATTGTCGACTAATAAACAGGATTTAAAGGTTAACATTtagctttaattattttttttatttttttttttggtttcgtggttttaatattttcctcTCTTTCACTTGGGCAGGTCCAAAAGAAGCACAACGTGTTAAGCAAAATGCCGCCGAGGAGTCCTTCGGGATCCCAGTCGGCTATTGCTGATAGCCCTGACAGTGCGAATCCTCAAGCACCTGCCTCTCCACCCAGTTCGGGAGTCCCCGTAtgtcgtttttattatttccgcCAAATTTGTCtggaaattaacttttttttttcgtgtgtggtTGCAGACAAAGGTGGTTGAAGAGCTCATGGACGAGATCCGGCGTCTAAAGTCCCTGTTAGTCAAGCACGAGAAGCGAATCCGTGCACTGGAGGCCCGCGCCGCTTCATCTCCCAGCGCCGATTTGAACAATTCGACGGGATCAGCCAACACTTCGCTGGTTGCCGACTCGCcgcccgccaccaccgccaacAACCCGCAACAGTCCGCCACTACGGGCGGCGGTCAGCACGAAAACAACCACGTCACTCACGACACCAATGCCAACGTGGCCAAGACCATCGCCGCCGAAGACATGGCACCCGATGAAGTCTGAACGCACCAACCGcaagtaaaaattcaaaacagcaaaaaacAAACCTATCGTGCACACATATAACAACCTAACAATTTAAAAGGCGAGCTTCGATTTCAGTTGGCTCCGCTTTTACAAAAACCAACCCTACCCCTCTACCCCAAATTACGCGCGATGATTAACGGCCAATTATATTTGTAATatgcttttttttccaatcctACCCACCCTCTAATATTTATTCGTTTACAATAATTGGTTACTCTACTTTATATCACCTCCTAATTTTTCCcaataacgtttttttttaacaaaagaaaaatggcgataaaagaaaaaaa
Coding sequences within it:
- the LOC124203908 gene encoding 4-coumarate--CoA ligase 3-like, with the protein product MVGYNLLRLKSIETSLKAIVQTIRFTNGSVERIRNVSRVQCRTISGVSSTSTSVDKNIVYSRHQDFDFRSQTVIQRIFEKASLWPNLTAMECGLTGRKYTYGQLIQLIRRFGSSLTRMGFKKGEVFGIILPNLPEFPIVLLGAAGIGMPVTTVNPTYTVEEIARQLQLSGATAVVTTPQLAETLRQVAKLCPEIRRLIVIGNPEEGFASIEDMFQDSGDLFDENIDIIPSEDIFVLPFSSGTTGPPKGVMLTHSNLCSNMAQVGHPGTMKVAYCPATSSDSSDLQEVLICVLPFFHMYGMLLVMLSGLDHGAKLVTLPRFESASYLNSVHQHRPSALHLAPPLVSLLGLRPDLKLEAFHRLHTVIVGAAPLGPAAATRFIERLRKPDLFMQEGYGMTETSCVCHVSPIVNSQIGSFGEPLSRTQVKVVDLVTGLSLGPGQHGEVCIKGPQLMKGYYKNEKATKETIDSDGWLHTGDMAYYNEQNQFFIVDRLKELIKVKGFQVAPSELEDILRRIPGILDVAVIGVPDDIAGELPRAYVVKKESILLTEKDIIEFVDAKVSHHKRLKGGVVFLDVIPKTATGKILRRELKSLL
- the LOC124203909 gene encoding coronin-6-like, producing the protein MSFRAVRVSKFRHVYGQAMKRDQCYDNIRVSKSSWDSTFCAVNPKFLAIIVESAGGGAFIVLPLAKVGRINPDHPLVGGHKGPVLDIAWCPHNDNVIASGSEDCVVKVWQVPDHGLSRTLTDPVVELLYHQRRVGLVLWHPTAQNVLLTAGSDNLVVIWNVGTGEPTVVIDSHPDLVYSACWNWEGSKLLTTCKDKKIRIIDPRNGNVDEEAICHEGSKATRAIYLRNGLVFTTGFSKMSERQYSLRAPGHLNDPIVMVELDTSNGVMFPLYDADTNMVYLCGKGDSVIRYFEITPEPPFVHYINTFQTPDPQRGIGMMPKRGVDVTSCEITRFFRLNNSGLCQVVSMTVPRKSELFQEDLYPDTPGDVPALSAEEWFAGKDDNPILVSMRSGSQLSTNKQDLKVQKKHNVLSKMPPRSPSGSQSAIADSPDSANPQAPASPPSSGVPTKVVEELMDEIRRLKSLLVKHEKRIRALEARAASSPSADLNNSTGSANTSLVADSPPATTANNPQQSATTGGGQHENNHVTHDTNANVAKTIAAEDMAPDEV